The DNA segment ACGGCCGGCCGGCGCTGCTCGCGCCGGAACGTCCAGTACCGGCTTCCCAGCCAGTTGACGACGATCGCCATCGAGGTCGAGATCACCTTCGCGATGACCGGGCCCTCGGCGATCACCTCCGGGGCGAGAACGGTCAGCCGCAGTGCGTTGAACAGCGCCACATCGACAACCAGGCCCACGAGCCCGACCGTGCCGAAACGGGCGAGCTGGGGCAGCAGGGTGCGCATCGGTCCTCGGCGGGGGCGGTGGTCGGCCAGAATAGACGGGAGTCGTCCGCAGTCTAGTGAGGAGCATCCATGGCCGTCGTCGGCGTCATCGGTGGGGGCCAGCTGGCGCGGATGATGATCCCCCCGGCGACCGCCCTCGGTCTGGAGATCCGCGTGCTCGCCGAGGCCGCCGACTCCTCGGCCCGCCTCGCCGCCTCGGCGGTCGGCGACTACCGCGACACGGCCGCCGTGCTCGCCTTCGCCGAGGGCTGCGACGTCATCACGTTCGACCACGAGCACGTGCCGCAGGAGGTCCTCCGCGCGCTGGTCGCCGCGGGCGCCGCCGTGCACCCGGGGCCGGATGCCCTGCTCTACGCCCAGGACAAGCTCCAGATGCGCGAGCGCCTGTCGCAACTCGGCGTCGCGCAGCCCGACTGGGCGCGCGTCTCCTCGGCCGACGAGCTGGGGCAGTTCCTGACCGATCACGCGGGACGCGCCGTGGTGAAGACGCCGCGCGGCGGCTACGACGGCAAGGGCGTGCGCGTCGTCGACGACCCGGCGCAGGTGGCGGACTGGCTCGCCGATGGTCCGCTCCTGGCCGAGGAGCTCGTCCGCTTCGACCGCGAGCTCGCCCAGCTGATCGCGCGCCGCCCGAGCGGGGATGCCCGCCTGTGGCCGCTCGTCGAGACCGTGCAGCGCGGCGGCGTGTGCGCCGAGGTGATCGCCCCCGCCCCGCAGCTCACCGACGCGCAGGAGCGCGCGGCGGCGGAGATCGCGACCACCATCGCCCACGGGCTCGGCGTGACGGGCGTGCTCGCCGTGGAGCTGTTCCAGGCCGCCGACGGCCGCGTGCTCGTCAACGAGCTGGCGATGCGCCCGCACAACAGCGGCCACGTCACGATCGAGGGATCCACCACGAGCCAGTTCGAGCAGCACCTCCGGGCGGTGCTCGACTGGCCGCTCGGCGACACGACGCCCCGCGCTCCCTGGGGGGTCATGATCAACGTGTTCGGCGGGCTGCCCGACGACCGTATCGCCGCCGCCCTGGCCCACCAGCCGGAGGCGAAGGTGCACGCCTACGGCAAGGGTCAGCGCCCGGGCCGCAAGGCCGGGCACGTCACGGTGATCGGTGCCGAGCTCGACGACGTGGTGTACCGCGCGCGCGCCGCGGCCAGCCACTTCGACGCCTGAGCCCTACCCTGGAGGGCATGAGCACACCCCTCGTCGCCGTCGTCATGGGCTCGGACAGCGACTGGTCGGTGATGCAGAACGCCGCCACGGCGCTCGACGAGTTCGGCATCGCCTACGAGGTCGAGGTGCTCAGCGCCCACCGCACGCCGGACGCGATGATCGCCTACGGGCGGGCGGCGGCCGGCCGGGGCATCCGGGCCATCATCGCCGGGGCCGGCGGCGCCGCGCACCTGCCCGGCATGATCGCGAGCGTGACGACGCTGCCGGTCATCGGCGTGCCGGTGCCGCTCGCCTACCTCGACGGCATGGACTCGCTGCTGAGCATCGTGCAGATGCCCGCGGGCATCCCCGTCGCGACCGTCTCGATCGGGGGTGCCCGCAATGCGGGGATCCTCGCGGCGCGCATCATCGGGTCGTCGGATGCGCCCATCGCTGCCCGGCTCGCGGCCTTCGCGGCCGACCTCGAGCAGCAGGTGGCCCGGAAGAACGCGGCCCTGAAGGCCTCGCTGCCCTCCTCGTGAGCGTCGCCCCGTGAGCCACACCGCTCCCCTCCGACACCCCAACACGCGCGACCCCCAGGTGATGCGCCGCCGGGCGTGGTGGCTGCTCGGCCTCAACCTTCTGATCCCGGGCAGCGCCCAGCTGCTCGCCGGCGACCGCCGCTGGGGCCGGTTCGCGGTCGGCTCGACGTTCGTGCTGTGGGCTGTCGCGGCGCTCGCCCTCCTGCTCGTCGTGCTGTGGCGCCCTGCGGCCCTGACGATCGCCTCCACCGCCCTCGTGCTCTGGGTCGCGCAGCTCGCCCTCGTCTTCTACGCGGTGCTGTGGTTCGCCGCGACGATCGACACGATGCGGCTCGTGCGGCTCGTGCGCACCCCGCCGCGGGCCCGCCTCCCGATCGCCGCCTTCGCGGTGCTCTCGCTGCTGCTGACGACCGGAACCGCCGGGTACGCCGCGGTGCTGACCGGTGCGGGGCGGGATGCCCTGGGCTCGGTCTTCGCCGACGGCGGGTACGTCGAGCCGATCGACGGTCGGTACACGATCCTGCTGCTCGGCGGCGACGCGGGCGATGACCGCATCGGCCTGCGCCCCGACAGCATGACCCTGCTGAGCGTCGACGCGCAGTCGGGGGCCGTTACGATGATCGGGATCCCGCGCAACCTGTACAGCGCGCCGTTCTCCGAGGGTTCGCCGCTGTGGGAGGTCTGGCCGAACGGCTTCGACTGCGGCGACGACTGCCTGCTCGCCTACCTGTATCCCTGGGTCGAGGAGCATCCCGAACTGTACCCCGACGCGGCCGCTGCCGGCAGCACGCCCCCGCTGGAGGCCATGAAGGACGCGATCGAGGGCGTCACCGGGCTCCCGGTGCAGTACACCGTGCTGATCGACATGGCCGGGTTCACCTCCCTCATCGACGCGCTCGGCGGCGTCGTGGTCACCGTCGACGAGCCCGTCTCGCGAGGCATCAACGGCGGCACGGTCTACGGCGTGATCCCGGCGGGCGAGCAGCGCATGGACGGCGAGACGGCGCTCTGGTACGCCCGCAGCCGCTACAACCTGACCGATTTCGACCGGATGCAGCACCAGCGGGACCTCCAGGAGGCCATGCTGCGCCAGCTCGACCCGGCGACCGTGCTCACGCGGTTCCAGGCGATCGCCCAGGCCTCGAGCGAGCTCGTGCGCACCGACGTGCCGCAGGGCATGGTCGGGGTGCTCAGCGACCTGGCCGTGCAGTCCCGCCAGCACGAGATCCGGCGGCTCGAGCTGGTGCCGCCGGTCATCGACAATGTCGTGCCCGACTGGCAGCTCATCCGGGCCCTGGTCGCCGAGGCCGTCGCCCCGCTGCCGACGCCGACCGAGACGCCGGAGCCGTGATCAGCCGGCGTCGAAGCGCTGTGCTGGTTCGACGCTAGAGGTCGGCGTGCAGCTGCCAGGTCTTCTCGGCCGAGTCGAGCCAGCTGAAGGCCCGCGCGCGATCGCGCCCAGCGATCCGCAGCGTCTCGGCGTGCGAGTCGTCGTCGACGACCGCTGCGATCGCCTCGGCGAGACGCTCGGGAAGGGTGGCGGCCGGCTCGCGCTCGACCAGGTGACCCGCACCGCCGGCGACCTCGACGAGCGCCGGAACATCGGTGTGGATCGTCGGGGTGCCCAGGCTCATGGCCTCGAGCATCGGCAGGCCGAAGCCCTCCGCCTGGCTGGGCATGACGAAGACGCTCGCCCCCTGCATGACGGCAGCGACATCGGAATCGTCGAGGAAGCCCAGGGGGCGGACGCGCTCGGGGGCGAGGCCGGCCTCCCGCGCCACCGCGGCAAGGTCGAGGTCTCCCCAGCCCTGCGGGCCGACGTGCACGAGCGGCAGTTCCGGGCGGTCGAGACGGGCGAGCGCCCGCACGAGGGGCTCGAGGCCCTTGCGCGGCTCGACCGTGCCGACGGCCGCGACGTAGCGCTCGGGCAGGTCGAGGGCGGCGCGCCGCTCGGCGGCATCCGTCGGCACCGCGAGATCGCTCGCGACCGCGCCCGCGATGATGCGCACCCGATCGCCGAGCGCGAGAACCTCCGCGAGCTCCTCGGCGACGGCGTGGGTCGGCACGACGACGGCGTCGGCGTAGCGCTCGGCGCGCTTCGCCATGGCGCGGTGCCAGGCGACGCCGCGCGGGGTCAGGGTCTCCGGGTGGGTCCACGGCACGGCGTCGTGGATCGTCACCACGATCTGGTCGCCCGGGTTGTTGATGCGATCGTGACGAAACAGGGGAGCGAGCAGGCTCGGAGCGTGCGTCGTCGACCCGGCGCCGAGACGGGTGAAGCCGTGCTGCCACGCCGCCGCGATCTGACGCCGGTCGAGCGCGCTCTTCTCGAGGCTCGCGAGACCCGGCAGTGCCTCCTCGATCGCCCGGTAGGCGGTCTCCGGCGATGACGGCACCCAGCCCGAGACCGTGCAGCCGCGTGGCTGCGTCGCGATCAGGGCCCGCGTGAGCTCGCGGGTGTAGCGGCCGATGCCGCCCGGAACCGGAGCGGCCAGCTGGTCGAGGATCACGCGGAGAGTCGTCATGGGCTGACGGCCAGGCTACCCGGCGAGGGTCGGAACGAGCTCGGCGACGACGTCGACCGTCTCCTCCCAGTCGCTGACCGCGTGCGTCCGGACGCCCACGGTGATGACCGGGAAGTCGTTGCCGCCCTCGTCCAGGCGGTCTCCGATGAACAGCATGTCGGCCGGCGCGATGCCGGTCAGCTCCGCGAGCTTGCGCATGCCGTAGGCCTTGTCGATGCCACGGCGGGTGATGTCGACCGAGGTCGATCCGCCCGAGCGCACTTCGAGCTGGGGCAGCCGCTCGGCGACCGCGGCCCGCAGGCGCTCCTTCTTCGCGCCGTCCGGGTCCCACGCCTTCTTGGCGTCGACCGGAGCCTCCTGGCCGAGCGCCGAGAAGGTGATCTGCGAGCCGCGATCCTCGAGGATCGGCCCCCAGGTCTCCGCCTCCCACAGCCCGAGGCGCTTCGCCTCCTCCTCGACGACCGCGAGGGCCTCGAGGCGCTCCTCCTCGGTGAGGTTCTCGGCGTAGCGCTGCACCCAGTCGCCATCCTCGTAGCGCCAGTACTGGGTGCCGCAGGTGGGCATCAGGTGCAGGCGGTCGAGCAGCGGCACGCTGGATTCCGGCAGGCGGTCGAGGATCTGCGCGCGGAACTGCCCGTACTGGCCGCCCGAGATGATGCACACCGGGCGGCGCTCGAGCAGAGCGACGAGCTGCTCGAGCATGCTCGGCGGGATCGGCGACTTCGAGGGGGCGAGCGTGTCGTCGAGATCGAAGGCGACGAGCGCGGGGGGCAGAGTCATGGTGGGGCTCTCCAGGCGTCAGGGTGAGGTCAGGGTCCGTCGGTCGGTGACGGCGGCGCGCTGGCCCAGCCGATCTCGGCCGCGGCATCGGCGAAGGCCGACTGCCAGTCGCGCAGGGGCGCGAGACCCAGTCGCGCCCATCCATCATGCCCGAGAACCGACCAGCGCGGGCGCGGGGCGGGCCGTTCGCCCGGTACGGTCGCCGCCGGCCGCACCAGCTCGGGGTCGAGGCCGGCCGTCGCCAGGATGGTCCGCGCGAACCCGAACCAGGTGGTGCTGCCGCTCGCCGTGGCATGCACGATGCCGCTGCGGACACCCCGATCGAGGATCGCCGCCGTGCCGTCGGCCACCTCGCGCGTCCACGTCGGCTGGCCCCACTGGTCGTCGACCACCGTGAACGGCTCTCCGAGGGCGGCCCGATCGCGGATCGCTGTGACGAAGCTCCTGCCGTGCGCGCCGTACAGCCACGCCGTGCGCATGACGATGACCCCGTCCGGATGCGCGGCGCGCGCCCGGCGCTCGCCCTCCGCCTTCGTGCGCCCGTAGACCGAGATCGGCCGCAGCGGCGCCTCCTCGGGCCAGGGCGTTCCGGCACCGGTCGGCGGGGTATCGCCGAAGACGTAGTCCGTCGAGTACTGCACGAGCACGGCCCCCGTGTCGGCGCACGCCCGGGCGAGGTTCTCGGCACCGAGCGCGTTGACGCGCCCCGCCGCTTCCGGCTCGTCCTCCGCCGCGTCGACGGCGGTCCAGGCCGCCGTGTTGAGCACCACGTCGTGCCCGCGCACCGCCGCCCGGCACGCCTCCGTGTCGGTGATGTCGAGGGAAGCCCGGCCCAGCGCGGTGACGGGACGGCCGGCGAAGCGGGCGCGCAGATCGTGCGCGAGCATCCCGTCGGCACCGGTCAGCAGGATCCGCGTCACGGGCGCGCCGACTCCTGCGCGCGGTAGCGCGCCTCGGTGGCGTCCTTCTGCGGCGCCCACCAGGGCTCGTTGTCGCGGTACCAGTCGATCGTCGCCGCCAGGCCGGCCGCGAAATCGCCGTAGCGGGGCACCCAGCCGAGCTCGGCGCGCAGCTTCGACGAGTCGATCGCGTAGCGCATGTCATGACCCGGCCGGTCGGCGACCTCGTCGAAGTCGTCTTCGTCGTGCCCCATTGCGGTGAGGATCATGCCGAGAACCTCGCGGTTGCTGCGCTCGCCGTCGGCGCCGATCAGGTAGGTCTCGCCGATGCGTCCGCGCTCGATGATCGCGAGCACGGCGGCCGAGTGGTCGTCGGCGTGGATCCAGTCGCGCACGTTCTCGCCCGTGCCGTAGAGCTTGGGGCGCTCGCCGCGCAGCACGTTCGTGATCTGGCGCGGGATGAACTTCTCGACGTGCTGGTAGGGCCCGTAGTTGTTCGAGCAGTTCGAGATTGTCGCCCGCACGCCGAACGAGCGCACCCAGGCGCGCACGAGCATGTCGCTGCCGGCCTTCGTCGACGAGTAGGGGCTCGACGGGTTGTAGGGCGTGGTCTCGGTGAAGCGCGCCGGGTCGTCGAGCTCGAGATCGCCGTAGACCTCGTCGGTGGAGATGTGGTGGAAGCGGGTGCCGTGCTTCCGCGCCGCCTCCAGCAGCGTGTAGGTGCCCGTGAGGTTGGTGTCGATGAACGGCCGCGGGTCGGCGAGCGAATTGTCGTTGTGGCTCTCGGCGGCGTAGTGCACGACCACGTCTGCCTCCCCGACGAGCCGGTCGACCAGCGGGGCGTCGACGATGTCGCCCTGCACGAAGGTGAGCCGGTCATCCGGCAGGCCCGCCAGCGATGCGCGGTTGCCGGCGTACGTGAGCTTGTCGATGACCGTCACGTGGTGGGCGCCCGCGCCGAGCACGTGGTGCACGAAGTTCGAGCCGATGAACCCGGCGCCGCCGGTGACGAGCAGTCGCATGGCCTCCAGCCTAGTGAGGGGCCGTTGCTAGGCTGGCGGGCGTGCGAATCCGCGAGCTCTCGGTGCCGGGTGCCTTCGCGGTCACGCCTCGGCAGTTCGCCGACGAGCGGGGCGTCTTCCTCGAGCACTACCGCTTCGAGGCGCTCGCCGAGGCGGTCGGCCACCCCCTCGACCTGCGGCAGGGCAACACCTCGGTCTCGCGCCGCGGCGTCGTTCGCGGCATCCACTACGCCGACGTGCCGCCCAGCCAGGCGAAGTACGTCACGGTGCCCCACGGCTCGATCATCGACTTCGTCGTCGACCTGCGGGTCGGCTCGCCGACGTTCGGGCGGTGGGATGCGGTGCCGATCGATGGGCGCGAGCGCACCGCGGTCTATCTCGCCGAGGGCCTGGGGCACTGCTTCGTCGCGCTCGAGGATGACACTGTCGTGACCTACCTGGTCAACCAGGTCTTCGCGCCCGAGCGGGAGCACAGCGTGCACCCCCTCGACCCGGCGATCGGGCTCGAGCTGCCGTTCGCCCCCGACCAGCTGATTCTCGCGCCGAAGGACGCCGCGGCGCCGACGCTCGCCGAGGCGGTCGACCGGGGACTCCTGCCGACCTGGTCGGCATCGACCGAGCTGACGGCGTCGCTCGACGCCGCATGGAGGGCGCGATGAAGGGCATCATCCTGGCCGGTGGCACCGGCACGCGGCTGTGGCCGATCACCAAGGGCATCTCGAAGCAGCTG comes from the Microcella frigidaquae genome and includes:
- the purE gene encoding 5-(carboxyamino)imidazole ribonucleotide mutase translates to MSTPLVAVVMGSDSDWSVMQNAATALDEFGIAYEVEVLSAHRTPDAMIAYGRAAAGRGIRAIIAGAGGAAHLPGMIASVTTLPVIGVPVPLAYLDGMDSLLSIVQMPAGIPVATVSIGGARNAGILAARIIGSSDAPIAARLAAFAADLEQQVARKNAALKASLPSS
- the rfbD gene encoding dTDP-4-dehydrorhamnose reductase; its protein translation is MTRILLTGADGMLAHDLRARFAGRPVTALGRASLDITDTEACRAAVRGHDVVLNTAAWTAVDAAEDEPEAAGRVNALGAENLARACADTGAVLVQYSTDYVFGDTPPTGAGTPWPEEAPLRPISVYGRTKAEGERRARAAHPDGVIVMRTAWLYGAHGRSFVTAIRDRAALGEPFTVVDDQWGQPTWTREVADGTAAILDRGVRSGIVHATASGSTTWFGFARTILATAGLDPELVRPAATVPGERPAPRPRWSVLGHDGWARLGLAPLRDWQSAFADAAAEIGWASAPPSPTDGP
- a CDS encoding HAD-IIB family hydrolase, whose product is MTLPPALVAFDLDDTLAPSKSPIPPSMLEQLVALLERRPVCIISGGQYGQFRAQILDRLPESSVPLLDRLHLMPTCGTQYWRYEDGDWVQRYAENLTEEERLEALAVVEEEAKRLGLWEAETWGPILEDRGSQITFSALGQEAPVDAKKAWDPDGAKKERLRAAVAERLPQLEVRSGGSTSVDITRRGIDKAYGMRKLAELTGIAPADMLFIGDRLDEGGNDFPVITVGVRTHAVSDWEETVDVVAELVPTLAG
- a CDS encoding GtrA family protein gives rise to the protein MRTLLPQLARFGTVGLVGLVVDVALFNALRLTVLAPEVIAEGPVIAKVISTSMAIVVNWLGSRYWTFRREQRRPAVREAVEFAVVSIGGMFIAVGCLVISHYVLGFTSVLADNIATNVVGLGLGSAFRFALYRWWVFHPERADYGRPSPT
- a CDS encoding glycosyltransferase family 4 protein is translated as MTTLRVILDQLAAPVPGGIGRYTRELTRALIATQPRGCTVSGWVPSSPETAYRAIEEALPGLASLEKSALDRRQIAAAWQHGFTRLGAGSTTHAPSLLAPLFRHDRINNPGDQIVVTIHDAVPWTHPETLTPRGVAWHRAMAKRAERYADAVVVPTHAVAEELAEVLALGDRVRIIAGAVASDLAVPTDAAERRAALDLPERYVAAVGTVEPRKGLEPLVRALARLDRPELPLVHVGPQGWGDLDLAAVAREAGLAPERVRPLGFLDDSDVAAVMQGASVFVMPSQAEGFGLPMLEAMSLGTPTIHTDVPALVEVAGGAGHLVEREPAATLPERLAEAIAAVVDDDSHAETLRIAGRDRARAFSWLDSAEKTWQLHADL
- a CDS encoding LCP family protein, with the translated sequence MSHTAPLRHPNTRDPQVMRRRAWWLLGLNLLIPGSAQLLAGDRRWGRFAVGSTFVLWAVAALALLLVVLWRPAALTIASTALVLWVAQLALVFYAVLWFAATIDTMRLVRLVRTPPRARLPIAAFAVLSLLLTTGTAGYAAVLTGAGRDALGSVFADGGYVEPIDGRYTILLLGGDAGDDRIGLRPDSMTLLSVDAQSGAVTMIGIPRNLYSAPFSEGSPLWEVWPNGFDCGDDCLLAYLYPWVEEHPELYPDAAAAGSTPPLEAMKDAIEGVTGLPVQYTVLIDMAGFTSLIDALGGVVVTVDEPVSRGINGGTVYGVIPAGEQRMDGETALWYARSRYNLTDFDRMQHQRDLQEAMLRQLDPATVLTRFQAIAQASSELVRTDVPQGMVGVLSDLAVQSRQHEIRRLELVPPVIDNVVPDWQLIRALVAEAVAPLPTPTETPEP
- a CDS encoding 5-(carboxyamino)imidazole ribonucleotide synthase, whose translation is MAVVGVIGGGQLARMMIPPATALGLEIRVLAEAADSSARLAASAVGDYRDTAAVLAFAEGCDVITFDHEHVPQEVLRALVAAGAAVHPGPDALLYAQDKLQMRERLSQLGVAQPDWARVSSADELGQFLTDHAGRAVVKTPRGGYDGKGVRVVDDPAQVADWLADGPLLAEELVRFDRELAQLIARRPSGDARLWPLVETVQRGGVCAEVIAPAPQLTDAQERAAAEIATTIAHGLGVTGVLAVELFQAADGRVLVNELAMRPHNSGHVTIEGSTTSQFEQHLRAVLDWPLGDTTPRAPWGVMINVFGGLPDDRIAAALAHQPEAKVHAYGKGQRPGRKAGHVTVIGAELDDVVYRARAAASHFDA
- a CDS encoding dTDP-4-dehydrorhamnose 3,5-epimerase family protein, which translates into the protein MRIRELSVPGAFAVTPRQFADERGVFLEHYRFEALAEAVGHPLDLRQGNTSVSRRGVVRGIHYADVPPSQAKYVTVPHGSIIDFVVDLRVGSPTFGRWDAVPIDGRERTAVYLAEGLGHCFVALEDDTVVTYLVNQVFAPEREHSVHPLDPAIGLELPFAPDQLILAPKDAAAPTLAEAVDRGLLPTWSASTELTASLDAAWRAR
- the rfbB gene encoding dTDP-glucose 4,6-dehydratase, encoding MRLLVTGGAGFIGSNFVHHVLGAGAHHVTVIDKLTYAGNRASLAGLPDDRLTFVQGDIVDAPLVDRLVGEADVVVHYAAESHNDNSLADPRPFIDTNLTGTYTLLEAARKHGTRFHHISTDEVYGDLELDDPARFTETTPYNPSSPYSSTKAGSDMLVRAWVRSFGVRATISNCSNNYGPYQHVEKFIPRQITNVLRGERPKLYGTGENVRDWIHADDHSAAVLAIIERGRIGETYLIGADGERSNREVLGMILTAMGHDEDDFDEVADRPGHDMRYAIDSSKLRAELGWVPRYGDFAAGLAATIDWYRDNEPWWAPQKDATEARYRAQESARP